AGTCTCAAATAATTCTGGATGGCCAGTCCCTTCAGGGCAACATCGAAGatagtaagtatttatatttttttaaaactagactttacccgcaCGCGTAAATCGTTAGATCAGTTGTATTGAAATTCtaggttttttattaattcccgTGAAAATTTCTAAATATTACACCCAAGAGATTGAAGttgcataaaatataattacgtattggtctaagatccgaacttaaGTTGATCTTCACCGTTCTGATAATAgaaaaaaacgtattttataataaatttagtatattagaaaatatattagaaatggatttgtTAAAGAAATCCTGGgcaggctatttttaattattaaaaaaaaggaattttagTAAActtttgttgcatcatcgagataataagaaaattgtATACTGACTTATAGTATAAAACTTATAGAATATGCAGAcagacgttgggtttgctattgtttacctggacgaactactgggttaccaggtataaaattaaacagGTATGTCGTATGTTACTTTCGCTTGATTatataatagaacaaattgtatatcaatcAACGTAAGCGCTcttttattgtgaacacgttgatatagggttgtctgaatttaattaaaaatcattgaaaaaaaaagcctgtcctgaattttttttttttagtaaaaccaTTTTTGATACATTCTCTAATATactcaatttattataaaatatatttcattctattatcagaccggtgaagaccGATGCAGGTTCGTATCTTCTACTATATATGTACcatatttcatgactctaaaccagGCTTTGGGATTTTGTCCCTATTCCGTGGAATACCGCTATTATTGTATACGGAAAGATTTTATAAACTGGTTCCGCAGTTTTGAGTTTATctgttacaaacaaacacaaagtTAAATCCTTGCTTTTCATAATATTAGTCCACATTCTTCAAAAAAGTATTGCTGTATCGTTCGAACCGCGCCCCTTCTATAGATTATTTGTGTGACAGAGAGAGGCATTTTGTTATTGAATGACTTCGCATTGTTTTGTCTTAGTCGCTCCGATAGCGGAACCGGACCGTCAGGGGCAGtggctgcgccggcgccgcctgGACGGTGCACTCAACCGAGTGCCGCGGGACTTCTATCCGCGCGTCTGGGGCGTACTTGAAAAGGTaaacaaacttattttctttactacagtcaagttcatgttaccaagatgtcaaaaatatttatacatctttatgccactaaccataaggtcgatagatacatatatttgacgctatggttgtattatttatgccctcgactatACATTACCTTTTTCAACAATGTAGCTGGCACCATTGAActatttaccacatttttttctcgattatttagcacattttttttactatacaaCTTTCATGGCTAAAATATCCGTCGGCAACTTAGTTTAGAGACTGAAGAGTGcgagaaagctgtaatttgactaCGCCGACAaactgataaaataaaatattgaaataacagtttttttagggATCCTCTATACATCCTGAACCACAACTCGAACCCGAGCAAACCCCAATCCCAGCAtttcttttactttttagtttcaATATGTTCTAGTTCTAATATACTGCACTGCATATTTAATataagaacatttttattttcagtgcCAAGGCCTAGTTATTCAAGGGAAAGTACTGCAACCGAATTTGACCCAAGAGATGACGTCAGGCGAATTGAAATTCGCGCTAGCAGTAGAGACGGTGCTAAATTCCATACCGCAGCCGGAATACAGGCAACTGGTGGTCGAAGCTCTGATGGTGTTGACCCTAGTGGTGGAATACAAGGCCGTTAACAATCTGGGAGGGACCATCACTGTGGAGTATCTGGTGCACAAAGCtaatcagatatttttggaagATCAGGTTAGTGAGAtagattttatttgtaaatatttgttgaaatttgtgtcacgtttgtgattggttaaattataactttaatcagccaatcgcaagcaagactgtaacgtaaAACGGAccacacgatactaacgccatctagcgtcgcATCACGTAACCTCGTCTAGACGGCCGTATTGCCTCACTGAAGCCTATATACCTTCCACTGCTcgacacaggcctcctttcagaataagagggattggcttgggctgtagttccccaCGCGGGTCCATTGCAGAATAGAAACTTCACACGCGAGTTTCTTAAAACATGATGCCTTCGAGTCAAGCTTTacggtaaagctcgtggtaaattaaattaaattttgcattgCACATGAATTTGAACCCACTATCCTTTGTTTCAGAAACCATATAGGTTAAACCCACTACCTTGGCTGTTTGTTTACTTTTCAATTacttcactattttttttattattcattaggTTATGACAATTTATAATCTATCTTCAATATTTTCTAAGGCCAACTATGTCTATTCAGAAGTGTGATTTGACCATTTTCCTTGAATTATTTTAGATGCGGTGCAACGGCGACGCAACCCTTTGCTGCGCGAAGGCCGAAGGCGGCGGCGGAGCGCTAGTGTGCGGCGGCGCCGCCGGGGTGTGCCAACACTTGTACGACAGTGCTCCTAGCGGCTCCTACGGCACTATGACGTATCTAGCGCGCTCCGTGGCGGCGTTACTTGCGGACCGGATGCCGCCAGACGCGCCCATAGAGTGCGCTATTACGTAAAGTTTCAAGTTGTTAGCACGTAGAGGGCGGTAGCGACGCATGGTAATAACATATCTGCATTAGTTGAGgagtattttcaaaaaattcttACGGCTATATGTAGACGACGTTTCGACTACATTACTGCGGCCGCAGTCACGAGTAATTGCTATTAATGACCATCGTAAAAGTAAATATAGACTAATAGCTCATTTACTAACAAACTTTACTACGGGCGCAGTTCATATTTAAAATAGAAGATTAAATTAAAGGATCTGAaaagattttgtaaaaaaaaaacatatccaAACTgcttatttgttgtttttttttatgtacccatTAAATTTAACTCATAGCTTTACGTTTTTCTTGGttgctttatttaaaaaaaaaactgtatagtAGAAAAAAGAGCGTTTGAAAATACTCCTTCATTTATGCGTTTCAAAGCCTTGCTGAAATACAAATTCATGTGTGCTGCAACGTTTAAACTTGTTAGTGTCTCGAACCCCTTATCCAAATATTTTAAGCTGCCAGcgctagttttagtttttttgtttaaagcgACTACCGCATGAAAGTCCTGACATTTTGACATAAATAATCTTCGTCTGACTAGCTAGAACTTTGCTGCAGAGGTTTATTTCGGATAAGGGTTACCCCGAACTTGTAATCAAGGGGTTTTAATAGCCATAATGTAGATAGAATAAATAGTCTGTTTAGTAGTAAGTTAGTGCAAATATGAAAGCTATGACGTAGAAGAATTAATTTTGACATTATTGTAATAGAATAgttctattgatttatttacgattaaatAGCCTAGATATCAATGCCTTTTCGTGATTTGAGATCACATGCCATTGCACTTACTTTGTTAGaatattgtaaaaaattatatattaaaattgcCATGAAACAGCATCTGACAGCAAATATTTTTGTTCCAAGTTTATTTTTGTCTTAGCTTCATGAAGCATAAAATCATTTGATTAAAGATTTTGACAAAAAGAAGAGTGGAAAACAAGTAAAAAAAGCTATTTTTTAAACACAACCATTGCCATAGTCGAgcattttatgtcaaaaatatgACAGGTTTATCTTCTACTCTTTCTTGTTGCCCAAGAGCTGTTGAAGATCTACAACaataccatagtaaaagaggagaagtatgCACACTTCGACCCTTTAGGAGTCCTGCCTACTCCgacgcggacgcttagggttgtcgatgtctattttagattaattacctaccggcaaataattttagtacgaatgttaacttaaaattgtcttatgtctgtgtctagacaaacaagattctgtgccgctatattattattattatactaaattatatattttttatttattaagataaaaataaaacaaaaagcagaaataattctaaatattacaAGCTAAATTAAAATCTATATTAAAAACTGAGCTATATATAAAAAAGGCCCCTGCGGCCTTGTGCCGAAGATACTGGCAGCATTTTCGCGTTGAatcgctaggctaattctttgagcgaggtagctgccagctcttcggtcaccgGTGGCATGTATAAGCCtcttagaaataaattactaaattaaaaaatattatttataaattcgccggagtggtgatggcgactgtgtacatactactcatgtttatctattattttttcatgtgtccCTGCACAAAACTATAACAACtatactaatttacaactataccttatacaaaaacataagtatgagtacgcgaacgtaaaaggtgatcatctcgcgaagcgagcgcaagacgagttaaaatcaaaacgtacggcaccgacggcagcgcaggcttgactacagaaaacttaatcctccttaaattatcagtgtgtgcatgcggcgggtgcgtgcgtaccggcgccaatcggcacgcacacatttaagtcgcgcgatgtacttttatTTATAGTGAACCTACTtttcctcttttactatgacaaTAAAATACACAACTCAGGTTTCCATATCCTATCCAATCTACCAACTTTCATTGCATGACAGTCATTTATAAAACGCCGGTGTAGGCAAATACAGTTCAAACCTCACTATATCCACTGTCATACATAAGATTACCTTATTGAGGTGTTATTAACTTCTGTTTAATCATGAATCATGAGTAAGGAAGGCAGTTAGATCAAAATTTATCTTTTAGACATTATCCAATATAATTGGTATAAATAcagttttatatattatttataatcatcAAATGAAGTcctatgtattttaataaactttacttTGTTAAAGTAATATGGagtttcaatgaaaattttatttggcAATAAACAGAACTTTATTAACACAACTACCTATATATTTCTTTCTAATGATTGattgaaataaatcatttttgatAATTTACTATATTAAATCACTATGCTTGTTCGTCTTTCTTCCCAAAGAGGTTCATCTTTGACAACCAAGATGTTGTGTTGctgaaacagaaaaaaatatttttaccagATTTATTGAGGCATTGCTCCCAATGCCTTGCGCGCCACCCTATATGCAATAAAACGCACATATTATGCAGGATTCTGAATTTACTTATGTGcaatcaagtgcaaaaataagtatctattcaaaccactcaaaaatatgtcactacggccttattgcctcagaataagagtctgtggtacctatttttgaaaatttgaataagtacacatttttacacttgactgtacagtcagcagcaaaagtgGATGGGTGGTTGTTGtgctcaaaataatgtaaacacTCTTATTACTTTGGCAGTAGAGttgtgtgtagatcatttttagcaccacaactgctcatacacttctgctgctgactgtgctttaaaattatttcgtCTTTTTTTACTTACAGGTAGTAAAACATTATTCTTGTCACAAGGATAAATTTATGGGTCAAGAAAacagttaaaattacaaaatatgtcACAATTggctatcaaaaaaaaattatatgattATGCAGTTTCAGGTAATGTAAAGGATACTCCAATCCTTTATGTATATGTTTTGAAAAACAATACAAAGCAAATAAGTATTGATGTAGAAACTAGCCAaccaaatttaatatttatttattgttaaagttACTTACGAAATGTCTTCAGCTGAAGCCGGGCTGCCGTCAATCCCTGCTGCTTTTAATTTCTCCACCAAATTCTTTCTATACACACTTTTCAAAGGCATGGGTCGGTTAGCAGCTTCCTTTTGTTTTGCAACTTTGCATAACGCTTCATACCATGTCAAACCATACCATTCAATTTCCTCAGGAGtatactgaaaataaaataagaagttTGAGTAGGTTGAGTGCTCTTTGATAGCCTGGACACTTGCAATAGCAAGGCTTAATATACCTTTTCCAGGCTATGGCCTAAGGGTAAAGTGATACGTCACTTTAGGCACACTACTACTACAAAATTAATCACAGTTTTACATTGTTTACCTATGGAAGATTACTAGAAaagcatattttaaaaaaataagggtTTTGCAGCAAGTGCAATATTAGTTAGTAATAGTCTGTTTGACATTGTGTCACATTTGGAATTGGAGCAATATTCCACCACTTAGAAAGCCTGTATTCTATCAAACACCGAAGCTACCATACAACAGCCAACCAATAGTGTTTTTTTCACCCTCAACATTGGTGGGATCATCAATGGTTttgatggagctatattttttccaaaaattgaaTCTAATTGAAGCCTGCATTCAATGGATTTTGTATGATATTGGTGAAAGGAGCAAAGTAAAATTTCTATACAGATTTATGTGAGCAATATACAaaattttgcttaaaaaaatgCACTTGTTATGCTAGTAGtatttatagctaagtttttgAACTATGACCAGAAAGTTGCTGAGTTGACATATTTCACACTAAGgtcatttttgaaaaaagaaCTGAATTTTTAACTTACCGAGGACAAGTAAGTCTTATACTCTTCATAAATTTCTGCTTGTTTCTTAGGATCATGAGCATACCTTGGGCAGCCATTCACAAGTTCCGTTAGTATGTGTTTCTTCAATTTCAAAGCTAGCATAGAAACCAAGTCACAAGCTGGAGTCTTGAGCAAGTAATGATCAAAGCCATAATGGTCATTAATAAGTCTAATAGTTCGGTCAGTTACAGTAACCGATAGATGAGTGTTGAGGACTTCAGACTTCACAACAGTTCTCTTTAAAACTGGTACCCAGAAATGAGGCACACGGCGTTTGTATGGATCCCGTTTTTGGaaacctataaaaaaaatatattataaattattatttcttttcgAAACCTaggaaaaaaatctattttaaattattatttattttatttgatttaaaacAACGTAGTAAATGCGCTTAAATAATATTACCCAGTTACAAACATATGTATAACATTGTTGgcaaacaatattattacataAACATTATAATCTGTTACCTTTGACAACTGCTTCGCCACCCCAGATGCCATCATTTA
Above is a window of Choristoneura fumiferana chromosome 2, NRCan_CFum_1, whole genome shotgun sequence DNA encoding:
- the mRpL28 gene encoding mitochondrial ribosomal protein L28 codes for the protein MASSRLQSTARQLSKTFKKKGRFEIGIANELPPAYKKFWREWKVLKPAAVHFVPQEGKWRRDELTGETLPIQNVHIPLKHPAEINDGIWGGEAVVKGFQKRDPYKRRVPHFWVPVLKRTVVKSEVLNTHLSVTVTDRTIRLINDHYGFDHYLLKTPACDLVSMLALKLKKHILTELVNGCPRYAHDPKKQAEIYEEYKTYLSSYTPEEIEWYGLTWYEALCKVAKQKEAANRPMPLKSVYRKNLVEKLKAAGIDGSPASAEDISNTTSWLSKMNLFGKKDEQA